The region GAACCGTGTTGCAATCGCTCATTCAACGTCATTCGAACATAAAGAGCATGACCGACGTGTTCTTCAATGATTTGACCTCTGCGAATAAGGAATTTTCGTTTGGATTTTTTGAGAAAATCTGTACCATTATGAACAAACATTCCGCCGACAACAGTTACAATCATTATAATATAAATAGTTGCAATCCAGTAGAGAATCGGCTCTTCATCTGTTGTTGCCACAATATGAATTGCTCCCATTCCGAAGCGTTCATTGGCGCCGCTATGACACTTTCCGCACGTTGCTGCAATATTTTTTTTATGAATTGTCGAAGTAGAATCACTTGATGATTTGATATTGTGAACACCGTGACAACTTGCACAATTTGCAACTTCCGCTTGTCCTCCGCGTATTGCAAGCCCGTGATAACTATCGGAAAATGTTTTGAATCGGTCGCTTTCAATTCCATACTTCTGAGAAAGTTTCAGCGACGAATGACACGGCGAACAAACTTGTCCCGAAATATTTAATGGCGCAACGGGAGAACGCGGGTCGTTATGCGAAAGGATATTATGTTCTCCGTGACATTGCGTGCAAGAAGGCGATTCGTTGACTCCCTTTGCAAGCGCAATTCCGTGAACGCTTTGATTAAATTCTTCCGCAATTCCGCGATGACATTGACCGCAAGTTTGCGGAATATTTTTTTTATTCACGAAAGAAGTCGGCTCAATCGCTTTTTTCATTTCGTGACTTCCGTGACAATTGATACAACTTGCAACGTTTTTATTTCCGTGTTGTAGCGCAATTCCGTGAACGCTTTTATCGTACGAAGAAATAAATCCGGCAGTTGGAGATGTTCTTGTTCGCACATCAGGATTATCGAGATGACACGACAAACAGAGTTTTTCCTGTGAAATTTTTACTGCAAACGAATCGTGTTGTTCGTCAACCGATGCAATACCGTTGCGATGACACGAAATACAATTCGGCGCGCCTTGAACATTTTTTTCGAATGCCATTCCGTGCGACGAAACTGCAAACTTTTCCGTTACATTGCTATGACATTCGCCGCACGATTCGACAAGTTTTTCTCGAGAAAATTTTGAACCGGAAACTTTGGGCGAGACAACATCGTGCGTCCCGTGACAATCTTTGCACAAAATATCGGAAGTTTCTTTGTTACGAATCGCTCGCACTAATTGAGGATGAAACGTATGTTTCGTTTCAACTCCGTTATGACACGTTAAACAATTTACCGGCAAAATTTTTTCTTTATGCGGAATATTATTCGGGTCAAATTTTGTATGACACGCTATGCAAACAAGTTTTTGATGAGAAGATTTGTTGAGGATATGTTCATCTACAAAGAGAGAATGCTGACTTCCGTTGCGTTCAGTTGTTAGTTCTTTGTCGCTATGGCACGTAAGACATTCCTCGCGAGTTTGTGAAAAAAGAAGCGCGTTGGAAGTAAGAACAATCCAAAAAAGGAAAACCACTCTCATATTTGTTTTTCTTTTCAAACAAAAAAAGGTTTTGAAAACAAAAAAATCATATTAGGTAGCATAACAGTGTTCACTTTGCAATAATTGTGTCAAATAATCCGATTTTGAAATTTGAATGGAATGAAAACTATAATACTATTCGCTTGCACAAAAACAAATTCAGAATATATATGAAGTCTTTACAAAAAGTATAGAGTGTGTCATTTCGAGGTGCGAAGCGACGAGAAATCTTCTAAAATCTTGCAAAATTTCAGAGTAGATTTCTCACTTCGTTTGAAATGGAAATTTACTTTTGAATTTCAGGAGCACAATTGTTCGTTCAAATTGTTCAATCTGTTTTCATCTTTGAGAACGGGAACTCAAATTGTAGAATAAACTTTTCTTAAAACTTTTTTGTTTCAATGCTGCTTCGTTCAAATGCTTCATAACTCAATTCATTTTTAAAGTAAACCTTACATCACTTTTTGTTGCGAATTTTTATAACTCGATGCAATGAAAAAACAGGAAATTGTATTTCACTTATTGATAAAAAAGATAATATGATTTACGCTGGTTGTTGAATATTATTCTTTGGCTTCGCTTTTTTATTTCCATCCCACGTTGAACATTCTCCTATCCTTTCGTATTTTATCGCCGCTTTTTTATAGCGAACGAATCTTCAAACCAACTAATTAAAATAATGAAACTCAAACTTCTCTCTCTCATTTTATTTTTATCAGCATTTTCATTTTCCCAACAGAAAGAAACTATTGACCGACTCTTTCGCTTTCCCGCAATTCACGGAAATCAAATTGTGTTTTCGTATGCAGGAGATTTGTACACGGTCGATACAAAAGGCGGCATTGCGCGAAAACTTACTAACGATGTCGGTTACGAAATGTTCGCGAAATTTTCTCCGGATGGAAAATGGCTTGCCTTTACAGGACAATACGACGGCAATACGGAAGTGTATTTGATGTCGAGCGATGGCGGAGTTCCAAAGCGGCTCACATACACAGCAACACTTGACCGTGACGATGTTTCCGATAGAATGGGACCCAATAATATTGTAATGACGTGGCGTGACGATAAAACAGTTGTTTATCGCTCACGAATGATTTCTTTCAATGATTGGAAAGGCCAGTTATTTTACGCAAGCACTGACGGAGGAAGCCCCGAACAACTTCCGCTTCCGCGCGGTGGTTGGTGTTCGTTTTCTCCTGACAAAAAGAAAATGGCATACAACAGAATTTTCCGCGAGTTCCGAACGTGGAAACGATATCGCGGCGGACAAGCAGATGAAATTTCAACTTATGATTTCAACACAAAAAAGACGGAAAAAATAACCGACAATAACGCGCAAGATTATATGCCGATGTGGACAAACGGAAATAAAATTTACTACAACTCCGACCGTGATGGAAGATTGAATTTATTTTGTTACGACGTTGCAACAGAGCAAACAAAGAAAGTTACCGACTTCAAATATTACGATGTGAAATTTCCTTCGCTTGGTGATAATGCGATCGTGTTTGAAAACGGCGGCTACATTTATCGTTTGGATTTAGCGACAGACAAATCGGAAAAAATTGCGATTACGATTGAAGAAGATTTTGCAAACGGAAGAAGCAAATTGATTGACGTTTCAAAGAGTACTACGAATTATGAGATTTCTCCCGATGGAAATCGTGCATTGTTTGGCGCGCGCGGCGATGTGTTCACCGTTCCAGTAAAATACGGCAACACGAGAAACCTTACACAAACTCCCGGTGTTCACGAGCGAAGTTCAAAATGGTCGCCTGATGGAAAATGGATTGCCTACATTTCCGACGCGAGCGGCGAAGACGAAATTTGGATTGAAGCACAAGATGGAAATTCCGAACCGAAACGCATTACAACAAACGGTGATAATTACAAATATCAAATCACGTGGTCGCCGGATAGCAAAAAAATTATGTGGGCAGATAGAAAACAGAAATTGTATTATGTTGATATCGAATCGAAAAATATTACCGAAGTTGCAAAAGCTGAAGCGTTTGAAATTTCCGATTACAATTGGTCGCCGGATAGCAAATGGATTACGTATGCAAAACCGGAAGTTGACGTACTCACAAAAATTTATTTGTATTCGCTCGATTCCAAAGAAACGATGGAAGCAACGGATGGTTGGTTTTCTTCATCGAATCCAACATTCAGCAGCGACGGAAAATATTTAATCTTCACGTCCGATAGAAGTTTCAATCCGATTTCGAGCAACACGGAATTCAACTATGCGTATTTCGATATGCAAAAAATTTATTTCCTAACATTATCGAAAGACACAAAATCACCGTTTGAACCGAAGAGCGATGAGGTGAAAATAAAATCCGATGAAACAAAGAAAGATGAAAAATCTGACGACAAAAAGAAGGATGAGAAAAAGGACGACAAGAAAAAAGTTGAAGTGAAAGTTGATGCGAATGGTTTGAAAGAACGCATTGCTGTTCTTCCAATTTCTGCGGCGAACTACGGAAACATTACTGCGCTCGAAGGAAAAGTATTTTACAATCGCAATGGAAGTAAAGATGAAAAAGCAAAATTATTTCTTTATGATTTAGAAAAACAAAAAGAAACCGAACTCGGCGATTTCGGTGGTTATGAAATTTCTGCCGATGGAAAGAAAATGCTTGTCAGTGCGGATGGTTCGTTTGCGATTATTGATTTGCCTTCTTCAAAAATTGAAATGAAAGACAAACTCAATCTTTCCGATATGAAAGTTACGCTCGATAAGCAAGCAGAATGGAATCAAATCTACAATGAATGTTGGCGGCAAATGCGTGATTTCTTTTTCGACCCGAATATGCACGGCGTTGATTGGAAACACTTTCGTGAGAATTATGCGCCGCTCGTAAAATCCGTGAACAACAGAATGGATTTAACGTACATCATCGGAGAAATGATTGGCGAAATTAATGCAGGACATACATACGTCGGTGGTGGTGAATACGCAAAACCGGAACGCATCAAAACCGGATTGCTTGGCGCTAAGTTGGAACGCGATGCTTCTTCGAAATATTATCGCATCAAGAAAATTTTCAAAGGACAAAACTGGGAAACGAATGTTCGTTCTCCGTTAACAGAAATCGGCGTGAAAGTGAACGAAGGCGATTTCATTATTGCAGTGAATGGAAAACAAACAAACGAGATGAATGACATTTATGCTTCGTTGGTGAACACTGTCGGAAAACAAGTTACGCTGAAAGTGAATTCAAAAGCAAGCGAAGAAGGTGCGCACGAAACGGTGGTTATTCCGATTGGCGATGAAAAAGGTTTGTATTATTACGATTGGGTAAGTACGAACATCGAGAAAGTTTCCAAAGCGACGAACGGAAAAGTCGGTTACATTCACATTCCCGATATGGGAACGAACGGATTGAATCAGTTTGTAAAATATTATTATCCGCAACTTACAAAGCAAGCATTGATAATTGACGATAGAGGAAATGGCGGAGGAAATGTTTCTGCGCAAATTACCGAGCGGCTCAAACGTGAACTTGCGATGATTGATATTGCGCGCAACACTGTTCCATCTGTGAATCCCGACGGAATGCAATATGGACCGAAAGTATGTTTGCTCGATGAATTTTCTGCAAGCGATGGAGATATTTTTCCTTATCGTTTCAAAAAATATAAATTAGGAAAACTGATTGGCAAACGCTCGTGGGGAGGAGTTGTGGGAATTCGAGGAACACTTCCATTACTCGATGGAGGATTTTTGAACAAGCCGGAATTTTCCCGCTACGATATCGACGGCAAAGAATGGATAATGGAAGGTTACGGCGTTGACCCCGATATTGTTGTAGATAATGACCCAGCGAATGAATTTGCAGGTGAAGATGAACAACTCAACGAAGCAATCAAAGTCATTCTCGAAGAATTGAAAACCAAACCGCACGAACTCGCGAAACCGCCAAAGTATCCGGATAAGAGTAAGTAGTTTTTTAGCCACGAATTGCACGAATTAACACAAAAATTCATTCGTGAAAATTTGTGTAATTCGTGGCAAAAATTGTTATCAAAATGAATCAGTACGATTTTTTAGACCGGAATAATATTATTCAACTCGGTATTGAACCTAATCGCATTGATATTCTAATGGAATTAGTAGGAGTCAATTTTGAGACTTGTTACAATTCAAAAATCGTAATCGAAGTTGATGGAATAAAAATCAACGTCATTGACAGAGATAATCTCATCAAAAACAAACACAGTGTTGGACGATTAAGCGATTTAGCCGACGCTGAACAATTGAAACTGAAACGAAAGAACTAATTCAAAAAAAGTTTGAACAATATGCAACTCGTGAAAGGCGATTCCCTACGGTTTCGCTTTTTTGTTTTTCCTTCGAGAGAAATTCAATAACTTTTTCCCGTTTTTTTTAGCCCACATAAAAAACTATGTTGATAAATGAGCAATTCGAAAGTTTCACAGCCACAAACAAAACGTGATTTTCTAAAATACATTTTAGGCGGCGGACTCTTTGCGTGGTTCGCATCCATAACGTATCCGATATTATCATATCTCAAACCGCCGAAGCAACGCGAAGTAGAAGTGAAAAGCGTGAAAGTCGGAAAACTCAGTGATATGGAAAAAGAAAGCGGGCAACTGATTCGATTCGGAAATAAACCGGTCATTGTTGTGCGAACGGCAAGCGGTGATGTTCACGCATTTAACGCAACGTGCACACATCTCGACTGCACCGTGCAATACAAAAAAGAATTCGGAGTTATTTGGTGCGCGTGCCATAACGGAAAATATGATTTGAACGGAAGAAATATCTCGGGACCTCCACCCAAACCATTGGAAGAATATCGTGTCGTCATTAAAAACGAAGAAATTTTTGTTTCAAAAAAAGTATGAAAACACTTCTGAAAAAAATATACTCGTGGATAGATGAGCGCGTTCACCTTGAAGACGTTATTCATTTTATGGGGAAAAAATATGTTCCCGTTCATAGTCATACTATATGGTACTATTTCGGCGGTGTTTCGTTGTTTCTCTTCATCATCCAAGTGTTCACCGGAATACTTCTTTTGTTGTATTATAAAAGCGGCGAAGAACTTGCATTTGAAAGCATTCAGTTCATAATGTCGAAAGTGCAATTCGGGTGGCTGATTCGTTCGGTTCATAGTTGGGCGGCAAATTTATTTATTCTTGCGGCGTTTATACATATGTTCAGCGTCTACTTCGGAAAAGCATATCGCAAACCGCGTGAAATAACGTGGCTTACAGGAATGTTGATGTTGTTTCTCGCTTTCGCATTTGGATTCAGCGGATATTTACTACCTTGGAACGAACTTGCATTCTTTGCAACGAAAGTAGGAACCGATATCGCAGGTGTTGTTCCCGTTGTTGGAAAATCCATCATGATTTTTCTACGCGGAGGAGAAGACGTAACAGGCGCAACACTGACACGACTTTTCGGATTTCATGTTGCAATTTTCCCTGGCATATTCACGGTGTTGCTCGCCATTCATTTGCTTCTTGTTCAGCGACAGGGAATGAGTGAACCACTGGAACATTCCGTAGAAAAAAACAACGAGCGAAAAACAATGCCATTCTTTCCGAATTTCATTCTGCGCGATTTATTGTTATGGCTTATCGTATTAAATATTCTTGCGATACTTGCGGTATTTTTTCCGTGGGAATTGGGAAAGAAAGCAGATGCGTTTGCTCCTGCGCCTGCAGGAATAAAACCAGAATGGTATTTTCTTTTTATGTTTCAAACGCTCAAATATATTCCCGCGCAAATTTGGTTTATTGATGGCGAAGTTCTGGGAATACTTCTCTTTGGAATTGCAGGATTGCTCTGGATGCTTGTTCCGTTTTGGGATAAAAAAAGTTCGCGCGGAGAACGAAACCGATTTGTTAATTATTTTGGGTTGTTTGCAGTGATATATATTATTGTTTTTACAATCATCGGATGGTTAGTATGAAGAAAAATTTGTTGAAAAAATTCTTGCCGTTTCTTGTTTGCGTTTCATTGGTTGCGGCGAAAGAAAAGGATAAATGTTTCGAATGTCATCAATCGTTAGGAGATAAACCATCGGAATTGTTTGCGCACGATGTTCATTTTCAAAACGGAATTTCGTGCGCCGGTTGTCACGGAGGAAACGCTCACGCGGAAGATATGGAACAAGCGATGAATACAAACGCGGGATTTCTTGGCGTTCCAAAAGGAGATGCAATTTCCGAAGCGTGCGCAAAATGTCATTCGAACGAAGTAATGGTTTCAAAATATCAATCGCAGTTGCCTCGCAATCAACTGGAAAAGTTGGAAAGTAGTGTTCACGGAAAAATCGCAACATCGGGAAAAGAACATATCGTACAATGTATAACGTGTCATAATTCGCATGGAATTGTTTCCGTAAAAAATTCTGCATCGCCCGTGTATCCGTTGAATGTTGTAAAAACGTGTACGCAATGCCACGCCGATGTAGCATATATGAAAACGTACAATCCTTCGCTTGCCGTTGACCAATTGGAAAAATATCGGACAAGTATTCACGGAGAAAAAAATGCAAAGGGCGATGCAAACGTTGCTGAATGTGCAAGTTGTCACGGAAGCCACGATATTCAGAATGCTAACGATGTTCGCTCGCGCGTGTACCCTACGAATTTACCGCAAACCTGCTCAACGTGTCACTCGAATGCAGAGTATATGAAAGAATATAATATTCCGACTAATCAGTTTTCGGAATTTGCGAAGAGTATTCACGGAGTTGCATTGTTGCAAAAAAAAGATTTTGGCGCGCCCGCGTGTAATGATTGTCACGGAAATCACGGAGCAACTCCGCCGGGAATTTCTTCTATTTCCAAAGTGTGCGGAAGTTGTCATGCATTGAACGCAGAATTGTTTTCCGAAAGTCCACACAAAAAAGCATACGATGAACGCAACTTTCCCGAATGTGAAACGTGTCACGGAAATCACGGTGTGGTAGATGCAACGGATAAACTTCTTGGCGTTAATGAAGGAGCAGTATGCATCAAATGTCATCAGCAAGATAAATTTCCGAAAGGATATGCAACGGCAAAAACATTTCGTTCACTCATTGATAGTTTGGAATACGTTTTGAGCGAAGCAATACGACTTGTGGAAGACGCAGAACAAAAAGGTATGGAAATTTCCGAAGCAAAGTTCAAACTTCGCGAAGCGCATCAGGCGCGAATGGAATCGCGTACGATGATTCATTCATTCAACGAAGAAAAATTTCTTGAGGTATCACAGCGAGGATTTGACGTTGCTGAATTTGTTCACAGTGAAGCCGCCACTGCGGTGGATGAATTTTATTATCGTCGCTGGGGATTGGGAATTTCGACATTTATTATTACGATTGTTGCTGTTTCGTTGTTTTTTTATATCCGCCGTATTGAAAAGCAACAACAAACTAACGAAACTTCGTTACCATAAAACCAATGTTTTTTTCATCACAATGGAGTTTGCTTGTTTCAAATAATGTGAACTCCATTTTTATTTTTTACAACAATATTTATTTATATGAACTTCGGTCAACTCACAATCTTCGTCGCGTTTTTTTCTTCACTTATCGCAACAATTCTTTTTTTCTTTGATGGCAAAAAAATGTTTGCGCCTCAAAGCAAAAAAAGAAATTCGTTGTTCTCTTCAACTATTGCCATTCGATTATTTTGGACAAACGTTGGAGCAGTCGTCGCCGCATCAGCAACGTTGCTGTATATTTTAGTATCTCATCAATTTCAATACGCATACGCGGTACAATATAGTTCGTTGTCGCAACCGTTTATCTATTTGATTTCTGCATTTTGGGCGGGACAAGAAGGAACTTTTCTTCTTTGGGCGCTCTTCGTGAGTTTAATGGGAATTGTTATTCTTCAAAAAGAAAACAGTGATAACTTTGCCTTGTCGGTTGTAAGCGGATTCCTCGCATTTCTCTATCTCATTATGCTCGTAAAAAGTCCGTTTGAAGTTTCAAGTGAAATACTTTCCGATGGAAAAGGAATGAATCCGTTGTTGCAAGACCCATGGATGGCAATACATCCTCCGATTTTGTTTCTTGGGTATGCGGCAACAATTTTTCCGTTTGCGTTTGCTATATCCGCTTTACTTAGAAAAAATTATGAACAGTGGAATTCGCTTGGTTTTTCGTGGACACTTTTTGCAACACTTGCACTTGGAGCAGGAATTATTATCGGCGGCTTTTGGGCGTACGAAGTGCTTGGTTGGGGAGGATATTGGGGATGGGATCCGGTCGAAAATTCGTCGCTTGTTCCATGGATGACGTTGCTTGCATTGGTACACGGTTTTGTTGTTCAGAAAGCAAAAAATTCCCTTGCGCGTACGAATATCTTTCTTGCCATCATTACGTTTATTCTTGTTTTATATGCAACGTTCCTTACGCGTAGCGGCGTACTTGCGGATTTTTCCGTTCATTCGTTTGTAGATTTGGGAATAAACAATTATTTGATTGGTGGAATGTTTGCAAGTATTCTTCTGGGAGTTGGATTATTTTTCAAACGGTTTCGGGAAATTCAGTCGCCGAAAATTGACACATCTAATTTCAATCGCGAAGTTGCATTGTTGTTGAGTATTGTCATTATTTGCGCGGGAGCATTATTCACGTTTGTCGGAATGTCGTCGCCGATATTAACAAAACTTGTCGGAAATGCATCGCAAGTGGAACCATCATTTTACAATAAAGTGAATTTTCCGGTTGCGCTTGTCATTGCGTTGCTTCTCGGATTAACACCGTTTCTTAGTTGGTCAGAAGAACGATTGCAGTTTTTGAAAAAATATTCGTTGCCGCTTATGCTTACTGCGCTTGCAACGGTTATCGCGTACGTTGCGGGAGTTACTTCTGCATTGTTATTATTGTTTGTTGCGCTTTCTGTTTTTGCATTGATAAGCAATGCTATAATTATGTTTCGTCAATATCGAAGTGGATGGATGAATTTAGGAGGACCAATTTCTCATATTGGTATAGCGCTGATGTTTCTTGGAATCATCGGTTCGGGAAATTATGATGAGAAAGTGCAATTTTCCTTACATGAAAATGAAACAAAAAGCGCATTAGGATTTCAATTTACTTTTAAGGGAATTTCGGAACAAAACTCGCTGAAACCAAAAGTGAATTTGGAAGTTTCGGACGGGAAAACAACGTTTCTTGCAACGCCCAAATTATATTTCAGCGAATACAATCAAGCGACGATGCGTGAACCGAGCATAAAAATATTTCCCTTGACGGATTTATACATTTCTCCGTTGGAACTTCAATCGCATAGCGCCGAACATTCGTATCCAACGTTTGAACTTGCGAAAGGCGATTCGTTGCAATTGGGAGGATATCTCATTAAATTCGTACGCTTTGAAACGGGGCAACATACGGAACCAGGAATGATGAATGTTGGTGCGCTCTTAAAAGTTCTATCGCAAGGGAAAGAGTATGAACTTATCCCGCGCATTTCGATAAACGAACGTGGAGAACAGAAATCTCTTCCAGCAGAATTACCGGCAATTCAGTTTCCAGCAAAAGGTGCTGCGCATCCTCAACTATCGCTTGAACGAATGAGTGTCGAGCAAAAAAAAGTTGTTCTCGGTTTACACGGTTTTGATGAACATCGTAATGCTGGAATAGAGCAAACGTTGTTTCTTGAAGTGAACACAAAACCGTTGATGATGGTTTTATGGACGGGCGTTGTTCTTCTTCTTGCGGGAACATTTATTGCGTGGAGAAGAAATGGAAAAGAAAAAGGAAGTTCGTGATGAAATATCTTGCATTTTTTTACTTGCTTGTTCTTTGTTGTTCTCCTGTTAGCATTTCGCAGGAAATAAAAACCGGCGGAACAATTTCCGGATACCTTTTCGGAGATTATTTTTACAAGGTAAAAGGAACTGCGGCGTTAACCGGAGTTTCCGTTTCACAGTATTCAGGTGCGAAAAAAACGGAGCAGGCGTTTCAATTGCGCAGAATGTATTTGTATTATGATTATATATTCAACGAAACGTTTTCTTCTCA is a window of Ignavibacteria bacterium DNA encoding:
- a CDS encoding protease, which codes for MKIMKLKLLSLILFLSAFSFSQQKETIDRLFRFPAIHGNQIVFSYAGDLYTVDTKGGIARKLTNDVGYEMFAKFSPDGKWLAFTGQYDGNTEVYLMSSDGGVPKRLTYTATLDRDDVSDRMGPNNIVMTWRDDKTVVYRSRMISFNDWKGQLFYASTDGGSPEQLPLPRGGWCSFSPDKKKMAYNRIFREFRTWKRYRGGQADEISTYDFNTKKTEKITDNNAQDYMPMWTNGNKIYYNSDRDGRLNLFCYDVATEQTKKVTDFKYYDVKFPSLGDNAIVFENGGYIYRLDLATDKSEKIAITIEEDFANGRSKLIDVSKSTTNYEISPDGNRALFGARGDVFTVPVKYGNTRNLTQTPGVHERSSKWSPDGKWIAYISDASGEDEIWIEAQDGNSEPKRITTNGDNYKYQITWSPDSKKIMWADRKQKLYYVDIESKNITEVAKAEAFEISDYNWSPDSKWITYAKPEVDVLTKIYLYSLDSKETMEATDGWFSSSNPTFSSDGKYLIFTSDRSFNPISSNTEFNYAYFDMQKIYFLTLSKDTKSPFEPKSDEVKIKSDETKKDEKSDDKKKDEKKDDKKKVEVKVDANGLKERIAVLPISAANYGNITALEGKVFYNRNGSKDEKAKLFLYDLEKQKETELGDFGGYEISADGKKMLVSADGSFAIIDLPSSKIEMKDKLNLSDMKVTLDKQAEWNQIYNECWRQMRDFFFDPNMHGVDWKHFRENYAPLVKSVNNRMDLTYIIGEMIGEINAGHTYVGGGEYAKPERIKTGLLGAKLERDASSKYYRIKKIFKGQNWETNVRSPLTEIGVKVNEGDFIIAVNGKQTNEMNDIYASLVNTVGKQVTLKVNSKASEEGAHETVVIPIGDEKGLYYYDWVSTNIEKVSKATNGKVGYIHIPDMGTNGLNQFVKYYYPQLTKQALIIDDRGNGGGNVSAQITERLKRELAMIDIARNTVPSVNPDGMQYGPKVCLLDEFSASDGDIFPYRFKKYKLGKLIGKRSWGGVVGIRGTLPLLDGGFLNKPEFSRYDIDGKEWIMEGYGVDPDIVVDNDPANEFAGEDEQLNEAIKVILEELKTKPHELAKPPKYPDKSK
- a CDS encoding DUF4405 domain-containing protein, which codes for MRVVFLFWIVLTSNALLFSQTREECLTCHSDKELTTERNGSQHSLFVDEHILNKSSHQKLVCIACHTKFDPNNIPHKEKILPVNCLTCHNGVETKHTFHPQLVRAIRNKETSDILCKDCHGTHDVVSPKVSGSKFSREKLVESCGECHSNVTEKFAVSSHGMAFEKNVQGAPNCISCHRNGIASVDEQHDSFAVKISQEKLCLSCHLDNPDVRTRTSPTAGFISSYDKSVHGIALQHGNKNVASCINCHGSHEMKKAIEPTSFVNKKNIPQTCGQCHRGIAEEFNQSVHGIALAKGVNESPSCTQCHGEHNILSHNDPRSPVAPLNISGQVCSPCHSSLKLSQKYGIESDRFKTFSDSYHGLAIRGGQAEVANCASCHGVHNIKSSSDSTSTIHKKNIAATCGKCHSGANERFGMGAIHIVATTDEEPILYWIATIYIIMIVTVVGGMFVHNGTDFLKKSKRKFLIRRGQIIEEHVGHALYVRMTLNERLQHGSLALSFILLVITGFMLRYPDAWWVQSIRDLSADIFDWRSFIHRISAVVMVTASVWHIGYVSFTIKGRKLIADLVPNIQDVLDAIAVMKFNCGISPTKPQFGRFSYIEKSEYWALVWGTIVMAVTGVVMWFDNTFIGIITKLGYDISRTIHFYEAWLATLAIIVWHFYFIIFNPDVYPMNVAWWKGTISESEMQEEHPLELEKMKESK
- a CDS encoding Rieske (2Fe-2S) protein, with product MSNSKVSQPQTKRDFLKYILGGGLFAWFASITYPILSYLKPPKQREVEVKSVKVGKLSDMEKESGQLIRFGNKPVIVVRTASGDVHAFNATCTHLDCTVQYKKEFGVIWCACHNGKYDLNGRNISGPPPKPLEEYRVVIKNEEIFVSKKV
- a CDS encoding cytochrome bc complex cytochrome b subunit gives rise to the protein MKTLLKKIYSWIDERVHLEDVIHFMGKKYVPVHSHTIWYYFGGVSLFLFIIQVFTGILLLLYYKSGEELAFESIQFIMSKVQFGWLIRSVHSWAANLFILAAFIHMFSVYFGKAYRKPREITWLTGMLMLFLAFAFGFSGYLLPWNELAFFATKVGTDIAGVVPVVGKSIMIFLRGGEDVTGATLTRLFGFHVAIFPGIFTVLLAIHLLLVQRQGMSEPLEHSVEKNNERKTMPFFPNFILRDLLLWLIVLNILAILAVFFPWELGKKADAFAPAPAGIKPEWYFLFMFQTLKYIPAQIWFIDGEVLGILLFGIAGLLWMLVPFWDKKSSRGERNRFVNYFGLFAVIYIIVFTIIGWLV